A single region of the Streptomyces caelestis genome encodes:
- the tuf gene encoding elongation factor Tu — MAKAKFERTKPHVNIGTIGHIDHGKTTLTAAITKVLHDAYPDLNEASAFDQIDKAPEERQRGITISIAHVEYQTETRHYAHVDCPGHADYIKNMITGAAQMDGAILVVAATDGPMPQTKEHVLLARQVGVPYIVVALNKADMVDDEEILELVELEVRELLSEYEFPGDDLPVVKVSALKALEGDKEWGNSVLELMKAVDENIPQPERDVDKPFLMPIEDVFTITGRGTVVTGRIERGVLKVNETVDIVGIKQEKTTTTVTGIEMFRKLLDEGQAGENVGLLLRGIKREDVERGQVIIKPGSVTPHTEFEAQAYILSKDEGGRHTPFFNNYRPQFYFRTTDVTGVVTLPEGTEMVMPGDNTEMKVELIQPVAMEEGLKFAIREGGRTVGAGQVTKITK, encoded by the coding sequence GTGGCGAAGGCGAAGTTCGAGCGGACTAAGCCGCACGTCAACATCGGCACCATCGGTCACATCGACCACGGTAAGACGACCCTCACGGCCGCCATTACCAAGGTGCTGCACGACGCGTACCCGGACCTGAACGAGGCCTCGGCCTTCGACCAGATCGACAAGGCTCCTGAGGAGCGCCAGCGCGGTATCACCATCTCCATCGCGCACGTCGAGTACCAGACCGAGACGCGTCACTACGCCCACGTCGACTGCCCCGGTCACGCGGACTACATCAAGAACATGATCACGGGTGCGGCGCAGATGGACGGCGCCATCCTCGTGGTCGCCGCCACCGACGGCCCGATGCCGCAGACCAAGGAGCACGTGCTCCTGGCCCGCCAGGTCGGCGTTCCGTACATCGTCGTCGCCCTGAACAAGGCCGACATGGTGGACGACGAGGAGATCCTGGAGCTCGTCGAGCTCGAGGTTCGTGAGCTCCTCTCCGAGTACGAGTTCCCGGGCGACGACCTTCCGGTCGTCAAGGTCTCGGCGCTCAAGGCTCTTGAGGGCGACAAGGAGTGGGGCAACTCCGTCCTCGAGCTCATGAAGGCTGTGGACGAGAACATCCCGCAGCCCGAGCGTGACGTCGACAAGCCGTTCCTCATGCCGATCGAGGACGTCTTCACGATCACCGGTCGCGGTACGGTCGTCACCGGCCGTATCGAGCGTGGTGTCCTCAAGGTCAACGAGACCGTCGACATCGTGGGCATCAAGCAGGAGAAGACCACCACCACGGTCACCGGCATCGAGATGTTCCGGAAGCTCCTCGACGAGGGCCAGGCCGGTGAGAACGTCGGTCTGCTGCTTCGTGGCATCAAGCGCGAGGACGTCGAGCGCGGCCAGGTCATCATCAAGCCGGGCTCGGTCACCCCGCACACCGAGTTCGAGGCGCAGGCCTACATCCTGTCCAAGGACGAGGGTGGCCGCCACACGCCGTTCTTCAACAACTACCGCCCGCAGTTCTACTTCCGTACGACGGACGTGACCGGCGTGGTGACCCTCCCCGAGGGCACCGAGATGGTCATGCCGGGTGACAACACCGAGATGAAGGTGGAGCTCATCCAGCCCGTCGCCATGGAGGAGGGCCTGAAGTTCGCCATCCGTGAGGGTGGCCGGACCGTGGGCGCCGGCCAGGTCACCAAGATCACCAAGTGA
- a CDS encoding phage holin family protein, which yields MDKRRRVLGTFLGVALATVLLPGISTILDSPPWEMVLAGAVFLIVNQLIYSYPNDIRTAPPVFLLILGVVGIAQDTLIWLLVSWLGSDMEYGLHVDGFLAALLGGVVVRVTVLVFLALGPSRTAPQPS from the coding sequence ATGGACAAGCGAAGACGTGTACTCGGCACCTTTCTCGGGGTCGCACTGGCCACCGTGCTCCTCCCCGGCATCAGCACGATCCTCGACTCACCCCCGTGGGAGATGGTCCTCGCCGGCGCGGTCTTCCTCATCGTGAACCAGCTGATCTACAGCTACCCGAACGACATCAGGACCGCTCCCCCCGTCTTCCTGCTGATCCTGGGGGTGGTCGGCATCGCTCAGGACACCCTGATCTGGTTGCTCGTGTCCTGGCTCGGCTCCGACATGGAGTACGGCCTCCACGTCGACGGCTTCCTCGCCGCCCTGCTCGGCGGCGTCGTGGTGCGGGTGACGGTCCTGGTCTTCCTCGCCCTCGGGCCGTCCCGGACGGCTCCCCAGCCCTCGTAG